One genomic segment of Hordeum vulgare subsp. vulgare chromosome 2H, MorexV3_pseudomolecules_assembly, whole genome shotgun sequence includes these proteins:
- the LOC123425237 gene encoding uncharacterized protein LOC123425237 isoform X2, giving the protein MERPAPVRKSHTNTADLLAWPEGAQPELVDGATPPPNRRPHQPSEAIHKVVFGGQVTEEEAESLNKRKQCSAPKWKEMTGSGIFAAGGEAEEDESANASATPVRTASKNYQAISTISHISFAEDESVSPKKPTSIAEVAKQRELSGTLQSEDDSKLKKQVSNAKSKELSGHGIFSPPEDPRPRNSENGSTSQTPGKNAQVSSIKFGEADDSDSMVKTAKKIPTKKFNDLTGNNIFKGDAAEAPGTAEKQLSDAKLKEMSGSNIFADGKAPSRDFLGGIRKPPGGESSIALV; this is encoded by the exons atggagaggcCGGCGCCGGTGAGGAAGTCCCACACCAACACGGCCGATCTGCTGGCGTGGCCGGAGGGCGCGCAGCCGGAGCTCGTCGACGGGGCCACGCCGCCGCCCAACCGCCGCCCGCACCAG CCGTCGGAGGCGATCCACAAGGTGGTGTTCGGCGGGCAGGTcacggaggaggaggccgagagcCTCAACAAGAG GAAACAATGCTCCGCTCCCAAGTGGAAGGAGATGACAGGAAGTGGCATATTTGCAGCTGGAGGTGAGGCTGAGGAAGATGAATCCGCTAACGCTTCTGCGACACCCGTCCGAACAGCTTCAAAGAATTATCAG GCTATCAGTACCATAAGCCACATCTCCTTTGCTGAGGACGAAAGTGTTTCTCCCAAGAAGCCAACCTCCATAGCCGAGGTGGCAAAGCAGCGTGAGCTAAGCGGCACGCTCCAGAGCGAGGATGACAGCAAGCTGAAGAAGCAGGTATCCAATGCCAAATCAAAGGAGCTCAGCGGGCACGGCATCTTTTCTCCTCCGGAGGACCCCAGGCCACGCAACTCGGAGAACGGCTCCACCTCGCAGACGCCAGGGAAGAACGCACAG GTGAGCAGCATCAAATTCGGAGAGGCCGACGACTCCGACAGCATGGTTAAGACGGCGAAGAAGATCCCGACGAAGAAGTTCAACGACCTGACTGGCAACAACATCTTCAAAGGCGACGCCGCGGAGGCCCCTGGCACGGCGGAGAAGCAGCTGAGCGACGCCAAGCTCAAGGAGATGAGCGGCAGCAACATCTTTGCGGACGGCAAGGCGCCGTCCCGAGACTTCCTCGGTGGCATCCGCAAGCCCCCCGGTGGCGAGAGCAGCATCGCGCTGGTCTAA
- the LOC123425237 gene encoding uncharacterized protein LOC123425237 isoform X1 — protein MERPAPVRKSHTNTADLLAWPEGAQPELVDGATPPPNRRPHQVTSRGRRRTPLRIAGSGARLSRLVRNPFFPPFLRVQPSEAIHKVVFGGQVTEEEAESLNKRKQCSAPKWKEMTGSGIFAAGGEAEEDESANASATPVRTASKNYQAISTISHISFAEDESVSPKKPTSIAEVAKQRELSGTLQSEDDSKLKKQVSNAKSKELSGHGIFSPPEDPRPRNSENGSTSQTPGKNAQVSSIKFGEADDSDSMVKTAKKIPTKKFNDLTGNNIFKGDAAEAPGTAEKQLSDAKLKEMSGSNIFADGKAPSRDFLGGIRKPPGGESSIALV, from the exons atggagaggcCGGCGCCGGTGAGGAAGTCCCACACCAACACGGCCGATCTGCTGGCGTGGCCGGAGGGCGCGCAGCCGGAGCTCGTCGACGGGGCCACGCCGCCGCCCAACCGCCGCCCGCACCAGGTGACGTCACGGGGGCGGAGGCGGACCCCCCTGCGAATTGCTGGGTCAGGGGCTCGATTGTCTCGTCTCGTACGTAACCCTTTTTTCCCTCCTTTTCTGCGTGTGCAGCCGTCGGAGGCGATCCACAAGGTGGTGTTCGGCGGGCAGGTcacggaggaggaggccgagagcCTCAACAAGAG GAAACAATGCTCCGCTCCCAAGTGGAAGGAGATGACAGGAAGTGGCATATTTGCAGCTGGAGGTGAGGCTGAGGAAGATGAATCCGCTAACGCTTCTGCGACACCCGTCCGAACAGCTTCAAAGAATTATCAG GCTATCAGTACCATAAGCCACATCTCCTTTGCTGAGGACGAAAGTGTTTCTCCCAAGAAGCCAACCTCCATAGCCGAGGTGGCAAAGCAGCGTGAGCTAAGCGGCACGCTCCAGAGCGAGGATGACAGCAAGCTGAAGAAGCAGGTATCCAATGCCAAATCAAAGGAGCTCAGCGGGCACGGCATCTTTTCTCCTCCGGAGGACCCCAGGCCACGCAACTCGGAGAACGGCTCCACCTCGCAGACGCCAGGGAAGAACGCACAG GTGAGCAGCATCAAATTCGGAGAGGCCGACGACTCCGACAGCATGGTTAAGACGGCGAAGAAGATCCCGACGAAGAAGTTCAACGACCTGACTGGCAACAACATCTTCAAAGGCGACGCCGCGGAGGCCCCTGGCACGGCGGAGAAGCAGCTGAGCGACGCCAAGCTCAAGGAGATGAGCGGCAGCAACATCTTTGCGGACGGCAAGGCGCCGTCCCGAGACTTCCTCGGTGGCATCCGCAAGCCCCCCGGTGGCGAGAGCAGCATCGCGCTGGTCTAA